Proteins from one Candidatus Binatia bacterium genomic window:
- a CDS encoding DUF4118 domain-containing protein, with protein sequence MNEYVLAAISVTLATVVSFLLEPFTGYLSIALVYLLLVVALGLRLKRGPVLTVAATSALLWNYLFIPPRLTFYIDRLEDGMMFAMFFIVAMAMGHLTGRLRRSEIAERQRERRTAALYELAHQAAFATDLDTGLGAAVGLIESVFGARAALLLRLKDHSLSRLAHPASSFALSQQEEKAAAWAFARQAHATKSAEPPQDSESLLFPLQGRTAVMGVLCVRSPSGKSFDASERELLEAFALLIGLTLEKDHVIEAFKRAEILETSERLRRALLESVSHELKTPLAAVQTGIDVLAKQIGDDERSLATIREIQLALRRQHRVINNLLEMTRIESGVIRPKVDWCDVDELIQAAIDLAGENVAHHALAIETNPSLPMVKVDQPLLEQCICNLLLNSSANSRSGSKIIIRARMDENRLILSVLDEGKGIRETDLPRIFEMFYRASDARPGGTGLGLAIVDGFVRAHGGAARAANRETGGAEFTLEIPVETMQADIVEKLA encoded by the coding sequence ATGAACGAGTATGTCTTAGCCGCGATTTCCGTTACGCTGGCAACGGTCGTTTCCTTCCTTTTAGAGCCTTTCACCGGATATTTGTCCATCGCGTTAGTCTATCTTCTCTTGGTCGTTGCCCTTGGCTTGAGATTGAAGCGCGGTCCCGTCTTGACGGTGGCGGCAACGAGCGCTCTGCTGTGGAATTATCTTTTCATCCCGCCGCGTCTCACCTTCTATATCGACCGCTTAGAGGACGGCATGATGTTCGCGATGTTCTTCATCGTGGCGATGGCGATGGGTCACCTCACCGGCCGCCTGCGCCGGAGCGAAATCGCCGAGCGGCAGCGGGAGCGACGGACCGCCGCCTTGTACGAGCTGGCGCACCAGGCCGCTTTTGCCACCGATTTGGACACCGGTCTCGGCGCCGCGGTCGGTTTAATCGAATCCGTTTTCGGCGCGCGTGCCGCGCTCCTGCTGCGGCTGAAAGACCACTCGCTTTCGCGGCTCGCGCACCCCGCCAGCTCTTTCGCTCTTTCGCAGCAGGAAGAGAAAGCGGCCGCATGGGCCTTTGCCCGCCAGGCGCATGCGACGAAATCGGCAGAGCCGCCGCAAGACTCGGAATCTCTTCTTTTTCCTTTGCAAGGACGCACCGCCGTGATGGGCGTGTTGTGCGTCCGCTCCCCCTCGGGGAAATCCTTCGACGCGAGCGAGAGAGAGCTGCTCGAAGCTTTTGCGCTGCTGATCGGTTTGACTCTGGAAAAGGATCACGTGATCGAAGCCTTCAAGCGGGCGGAAATCCTGGAAACTTCCGAGCGTCTACGCCGCGCATTGCTGGAAAGCGTATCGCACGAGCTGAAAACTCCTCTGGCGGCCGTCCAAACCGGCATCGATGTCTTGGCCAAACAAATCGGCGACGATGAAAGGTCCCTGGCAACGATTCGGGAGATCCAGCTGGCCCTGCGACGCCAGCACCGGGTGATCAACAACTTATTGGAAATGACGCGCATCGAATCCGGAGTCATCCGGCCGAAGGTGGACTGGTGCGACGTGGACGAACTCATTCAAGCGGCGATCGATCTTGCCGGCGAAAACGTGGCGCATCATGCCCTCGCCATCGAAACCAACCCGAGCCTGCCGATGGTCAAAGTAGACCAACCGCTTTTGGAACAATGCATTTGCAACCTGCTGTTGAACTCTTCGGCCAACAGCCGATCGGGAAGCAAGATCATCATTCGCGCGCGGATGGACGAGAACAGACTGATATTATCGGTACTGGACGAAGGCAAAGGAATTCGGGAGACCGACTTGCCGCGGATCTTCGAGATGTTTTATCGCGCCTCCGATGCCCGTCCGGGCGGCACCGGACTCGGACTTGCGATCGTCGACGGCTTCGTGCGCGCCCATGGAGGCGCGGCGCGCGCCGCGAATCGCGAAACCGGCGGCGCCGAATTCACGCTGGAGATTCCCGTCGAGACCATGCAGGCGGACATTGTGGAGAAATTAGCGTGA
- a CDS encoding APC family permease, whose translation MKMTLTSGGGLSFKNIVLGKGKDPLDPAVFHRVSLAAFLAWVGLGSDGMSSSAYGPEEAFRALGDQHYLAVALVLATSITIFVIAYAYSRIIEHFPFGGGGYIVATKLLGSGFGVVSGSALVVDYILTISVSIAAAADAIFSFLPRDLHAWKLALEFVVIGMFMIMNLRGVKESVTAIAPVFLLFIVTHLVVILGTIASHLGAIPAVMQEVRLGFENGVATVGWGGLGALFLYAYTRGAGTYTGIEAVSNGLQIMREPTVQTGKKTMLYMATSLAATACGILICYLLIHAVPVEGKTLNAVLIESFASGFRWAGLPLGHWLVVAGLASEAAILLIAAQTGLIDGPRVMANMASDSWLPHRFAHLSERLTVQNGVILISVAAALTLLYTRGDTTTLVLMYSINVFLTFSLSESGMVRYWIRHRNEYRDWKRHITIHIAGLILCLSILTAMIVEKFTEGGWVTVLITTGFILLCYVVRSHYNRVRTALKALDETLIDIPFRPDLNPVPPKMPGAPTAVIVARAFDGVAVHSLLNIQRLFPGHFKNVVFVSVGVIDSGQFKGLKEIDNLRKSKEEDLKSLVEFANCLGWYAESRYSLNVDLLAEIEKLCKAVSVDFPRSIFYAGKLVFDEEPYLARLLHNQTPYALQRRLYFNGLDMMILPIRVFPSQPGKKTPAKIARPRGGS comes from the coding sequence ATGAAAATGACTTTAACCTCCGGCGGAGGCCTGTCGTTCAAGAATATCGTGTTAGGAAAAGGCAAGGACCCTTTGGATCCGGCGGTCTTCCATCGGGTCTCGCTCGCCGCGTTCCTCGCCTGGGTCGGCCTGGGCTCCGATGGCATGAGCTCTTCCGCCTACGGACCCGAGGAGGCGTTTCGCGCGCTCGGCGACCAGCATTATCTCGCGGTAGCTCTGGTTCTCGCCACCAGCATTACGATCTTCGTCATCGCCTACGCCTACTCGCGCATCATCGAGCATTTCCCGTTCGGCGGCGGCGGCTACATCGTAGCGACGAAACTGCTCGGCTCCGGCTTCGGCGTCGTCTCCGGCTCCGCGTTGGTCGTCGATTACATTCTTACGATCTCGGTCTCCATTGCCGCCGCTGCCGACGCCATATTCAGTTTTCTACCGCGTGACTTGCACGCGTGGAAGCTCGCCCTCGAGTTCGTCGTCATCGGCATGTTCATGATCATGAATCTGCGCGGGGTCAAAGAATCGGTGACAGCCATAGCTCCGGTATTCCTGCTTTTCATCGTCACCCACCTCGTGGTCATTCTCGGCACTATTGCATCGCACCTGGGTGCGATTCCAGCGGTGATGCAGGAAGTGCGTCTGGGTTTCGAAAACGGAGTAGCCACGGTCGGCTGGGGCGGTCTGGGCGCGCTGTTTCTTTATGCCTATACGCGCGGCGCCGGCACTTACACGGGAATCGAGGCGGTCTCGAACGGATTGCAGATTATGCGCGAGCCGACCGTACAGACCGGCAAAAAGACGATGCTCTATATGGCGACCTCGCTCGCCGCCACCGCTTGCGGCATTCTCATCTGTTACCTCCTGATTCACGCCGTCCCCGTCGAGGGAAAGACGTTGAACGCGGTCTTGATCGAGAGCTTCGCCTCGGGCTTTCGTTGGGCCGGGCTGCCGCTCGGCCACTGGCTCGTCGTCGCCGGCTTAGCCAGCGAGGCCGCGATTCTCTTAATCGCAGCTCAGACGGGATTGATCGACGGCCCGCGCGTCATGGCGAATATGGCGTCGGACTCCTGGCTGCCGCACCGCTTCGCGCATCTGTCGGAGCGTCTCACCGTGCAGAACGGCGTCATCCTGATCTCCGTAGCGGCGGCGCTGACGCTGCTTTATACGCGCGGGGATACAACGACTCTGGTGCTCATGTACTCGATCAACGTTTTTCTCACGTTCTCGCTTTCGGAGTCGGGGATGGTTCGCTACTGGATCCGTCACCGAAACGAGTATCGAGACTGGAAGCGCCATATCACCATCCACATCGCGGGGCTGATTCTCTGCCTTTCCATCCTGACGGCGATGATCGTCGAAAAGTTCACCGAGGGCGGCTGGGTCACCGTGCTTATTACCACGGGTTTTATTCTCCTCTGTTACGTCGTGCGGTCTCATTACAATCGGGTGCGAACCGCGTTAAAGGCTCTCGACGAAACTCTCATCGATATCCCCTTCAGGCCGGATCTTAATCCCGTGCCGCCTAAAATGCCCGGCGCGCCGACCGCGGTCATCGTCGCCAGAGCTTTTGACGGCGTCGCCGTTCACTCCTTGCTGAACATCCAACGATTATTCCCCGGGCATTTTAAGAATGTCGTCTTTGTTTCGGTCGGAGTCATCGATTCCGGACAATTCAAAGGCCTTAAAGAAATCGACAATCTAAGGAAATCGAAAGAAGAAGATCTTAAAAGTTTGGTAGAGTTCGCCAACTGCCTCGGATGGTATGCCGAGTCGCGATATTCCCTGAATGTCGATCTCCTCGCCGAAATCGAGAAACTCTGCAAGGCGGTATCCGTCGACTTCCCGCGCTCGATTTTTTACGCCGGAAAGTTGGTTTTCGACGAAGAGCCTTATCTTGCCCGCCTGCTTCACAACCAGACGCCCTACGCTTTGCAGCGAAGGCTATACTTTAACGGCTTGGACATGATGATCCTGCCGATCCGAGTTTTTCCCTCCCAGCCAGGCAAGAAAACGCCGGCAAAAATCGCTCGGCCGCGCGGGGGTTCTTAA
- a CDS encoding APC family permease has product MNNLRISSLKDILFGKPKDPLDPTVFHRVSLVAFLAWVGLGADGLSSSAYGPEEAYLALGEHFFLALPLALLMAVTVFVISESYSHIIELFPTGGGGYLVATKLLGPKIGLTSGSALIVDYMLTITISVASAGDQIFSFLPASIHAIKPAVEFALIFLLIYLNLRGTKESVLFLLPIFLLFVVAHIFAIGIGIFPRAADVPVLAATTYQRTVGDIQGLGIWTTIFLVLHAYSLGGGTYTGIEAVSNGLQALREPRVQTGKKTMIYMATSLAFTASGLLLCYLLNQVVHEPGKTLNASLFAKVYGNFFSLDTAYLLVVVTLITEAAILLVAAQAGFIDGPRVLSNMAIDSWVPHRFSHLSDNLVTQYGIWFMGAASLIFLLYTGGDVRLLVVMYSINVFLTFSLSQLGMCRHWWGVRKSEKRWARYLLVNGLGLSFTGIILAVTIIIKFGEGGWVTLLVTSGFIFLCYVVRSHYDGVRRALKSLDDTLMNIPFQPDLKNPVPAKNPDAPTAVLIVRSFDGLAIHSLLSIGRLFPNHFKNLVFVSVGQIDSGRFKGLSEIENLRRSKEEDLKSFVEFANCLGWYAEYRYSLGTDLIEELEKLCKSVAKDFPKTIFFAGKLVFQQEGFFTRLLHNHTPFTLEQRLQFEGMEMMILPIRVFTSSKIRGSNA; this is encoded by the coding sequence ATGAACAACCTGAGAATTTCCTCCCTCAAGGACATTTTATTCGGCAAACCCAAAGATCCGCTGGATCCGACGGTCTTTCACCGCGTCTCTCTCGTCGCTTTTCTCGCGTGGGTGGGATTGGGCGCGGACGGACTGAGCTCGTCGGCCTACGGACCGGAAGAGGCCTACCTGGCCCTGGGCGAGCATTTTTTTCTCGCTCTTCCTCTGGCCCTCCTCATGGCCGTAACCGTCTTCGTCATTTCGGAGAGCTACAGCCACATCATCGAGCTGTTCCCCACCGGCGGCGGCGGTTACCTCGTCGCGACGAAACTTTTGGGACCGAAGATCGGGCTGACTTCCGGCTCCGCCCTGATTGTCGACTACATGCTGACGATTACGATTTCAGTGGCCAGCGCGGGAGACCAAATCTTCAGCTTTCTTCCCGCGTCGATCCATGCGATCAAGCCGGCGGTTGAATTCGCCCTGATATTTCTTCTGATCTATCTCAACCTTCGCGGCACTAAGGAATCCGTCCTCTTCTTGCTGCCTATCTTTCTCCTCTTTGTCGTCGCGCACATTTTTGCCATCGGCATCGGAATTTTTCCGAGAGCGGCGGACGTTCCGGTGCTCGCCGCGACGACCTATCAAAGGACGGTCGGCGATATTCAGGGTTTGGGAATATGGACGACCATCTTTCTCGTTCTCCACGCATACAGCCTCGGCGGCGGGACCTACACGGGCATCGAGGCCGTCAGCAACGGGCTTCAGGCGCTGCGCGAGCCGCGGGTTCAGACCGGAAAGAAGACGATGATTTATATGGCCACTTCGCTGGCGTTTACCGCGAGCGGCCTCCTGCTTTGCTATCTGTTGAACCAGGTCGTCCATGAGCCGGGAAAAACGTTGAACGCCAGCCTGTTCGCAAAGGTGTATGGAAATTTTTTCTCACTGGACACGGCCTACCTTCTCGTGGTCGTAACTCTGATTACGGAGGCCGCCATCCTGCTGGTCGCCGCGCAGGCCGGATTCATCGACGGCCCGAGAGTTCTCTCCAACATGGCGATCGACTCATGGGTTCCGCACCGCTTCTCGCATCTAAGCGACAACCTCGTCACTCAATACGGGATCTGGTTCATGGGCGCCGCTTCCCTGATCTTTCTCCTTTACACCGGCGGCGACGTGAGGCTCCTGGTCGTCATGTACAGCATCAACGTCTTCTTGACCTTCAGCCTCTCGCAGTTGGGGATGTGCCGACACTGGTGGGGGGTGAGGAAGAGCGAGAAACGCTGGGCGCGCTATCTGTTGGTCAACGGTCTCGGGCTGTCGTTCACGGGAATCATTCTCGCGGTCACGATCATCATAAAATTCGGCGAGGGCGGCTGGGTGACCCTCCTGGTGACGTCGGGCTTCATTTTTCTTTGCTACGTGGTCCGCTCTCATTACGACGGCGTGCGCCGCGCGTTGAAGAGCCTCGACGATACGCTGATGAACATCCCTTTCCAACCGGACCTGAAAAATCCGGTGCCGGCCAAGAACCCGGATGCTCCCACCGCCGTTCTCATCGTCAGGAGCTTCGACGGACTGGCGATCCATTCCCTGCTCAGCATCGGCCGGCTTTTTCCGAATCATTTCAAAAACCTGGTCTTCGTCTCGGTCGGGCAGATCGACTCCGGCCGCTTCAAGGGACTGAGTGAGATCGAGAACCTGCGCCGGTCCAAAGAAGAAGATCTCAAGAGCTTCGTGGAATTCGCCAACTGCCTGGGCTGGTATGCCGAATATCGGTATTCGCTCGGAACCGACCTCATCGAAGAGCTGGAGAAGCTCTGCAAGTCGGTCGCCAAAGATTTTCCGAAGACGATCTTCTTTGCCGGCAAGTTGGTGTTCCAGCAGGAAGGTTTTTTCACCCGCCTGCTCCACAACCACACGCCTTTTACGCTGGAGCAGCGGCTTCAGTTCGAGGGCATGGAAATGATGATCCTGCCGATCCGGGTTTTCACTTCTTCCAAGATACGAGGAAGCAACGCATAG
- the dnaX gene encoding DNA polymerase III subunit gamma/tau — MSYLVLARKWRPQRFDDIVGQGHVTQVLRNAIAAGRIAHAYLFTGVRGVGKTTAARILAKALNCEKGPTANPCNECSQCVEITEGRSIDVYEIDGASNRGIDEVRQIIENVRYQPAKSRFKIYIIDEVHQVTKDAFNALLKTLEEPPPFVKFILATTEPHRLPETILSRCQRFDFRRISTREVVRRLRDIAEKESLRITDGALLLLAREAEGSMRDAQSLLEQILSYAAPEAAETNIDERLIEDILGVTERRVLYEISQAVIQGDAKKCVDLVAQVVHQGKDVTRLSKELVEHFRNLLVLCLTKAPTERAGARAPEQFALLLDLPDQEIEELGRQAADLAPDALLDYFRFAAEGDEEVAHSPYPRFALEATLIRLATLPATLPIGQLLDRLESLEKKLSTGGDSKPALPRAPSKPVASFAADPGTPKPAAEARDERARPAAARPPAGDRAEVWEKFVAYVTQEKKFLAPHLEQSRPLALPPERLALEVDGRLHLNYLQDPENLNALKEIARRFFSADVSVSLALQEKKQRSEAAKFESSGAAGAPDVVQEALRIFGGSVKQVKRAD; from the coding sequence ATGTCCTATTTAGTTCTCGCCCGGAAGTGGCGGCCGCAGCGGTTCGACGACATCGTCGGCCAGGGCCACGTCACGCAAGTTCTGCGCAACGCGATCGCCGCGGGCCGGATCGCGCACGCCTATCTCTTCACCGGCGTGCGCGGCGTGGGCAAGACGACGGCGGCGCGAATTCTCGCCAAGGCCCTCAACTGCGAAAAAGGGCCGACCGCGAACCCGTGCAACGAATGTTCTCAGTGCGTCGAGATTACCGAAGGCAGGTCGATCGACGTTTACGAGATCGACGGCGCCTCCAACCGCGGCATCGACGAGGTCCGGCAGATCATCGAGAACGTCAGGTACCAGCCGGCCAAGAGCCGCTTCAAGATCTACATCATCGACGAGGTTCACCAGGTCACCAAGGACGCGTTCAACGCGCTCTTGAAAACGCTCGAAGAGCCGCCGCCGTTCGTCAAGTTCATTCTCGCCACGACGGAGCCGCACCGCCTTCCGGAGACGATTCTCTCGCGCTGCCAGCGGTTCGATTTCCGGCGCATCTCGACCCGCGAGGTCGTGCGCCGGCTCCGCGACATCGCCGAAAAGGAGTCGCTCAGGATCACCGACGGCGCGCTGCTCCTGCTCGCGCGCGAGGCCGAGGGCAGCATGCGGGACGCGCAGTCGCTGCTCGAGCAGATCCTCTCCTACGCGGCGCCGGAAGCGGCGGAAACGAATATCGACGAGCGTCTCATCGAGGATATCCTGGGAGTCACGGAGCGCCGCGTTTTGTACGAAATTTCGCAGGCGGTGATTCAGGGCGACGCCAAGAAGTGCGTCGATCTCGTCGCGCAGGTGGTCCATCAGGGCAAGGACGTCACGCGGCTTTCCAAGGAATTGGTCGAGCACTTCCGCAATCTGCTGGTGTTGTGCCTGACGAAAGCCCCGACGGAGCGCGCCGGCGCGCGCGCGCCGGAGCAGTTCGCTCTGCTTTTGGATCTGCCGGATCAGGAGATCGAAGAGCTCGGGCGCCAGGCGGCGGATCTCGCGCCGGACGCTTTGCTCGATTACTTCAGATTCGCGGCCGAAGGGGACGAGGAGGTGGCGCACTCGCCGTATCCGCGCTTCGCGCTGGAAGCGACGCTGATCCGGCTGGCGACGCTTCCGGCGACGCTGCCGATCGGCCAGCTTCTCGACCGGCTGGAGTCGTTGGAGAAGAAGCTATCGACCGGCGGGGATTCGAAGCCCGCTTTGCCCCGGGCCCCGTCGAAACCGGTCGCGTCTTTCGCGGCCGATCCGGGGACGCCGAAGCCCGCGGCGGAGGCGCGCGATGAGAGAGCGCGCCCGGCCGCCGCCCGGCCGCCGGCGGGCGACCGAGCGGAAGTTTGGGAAAAGTTCGTCGCCTACGTCACTCAGGAGAAAAAATTCTTGGCCCCCCATCTGGAGCAGTCGCGGCCGCTGGCGCTGCCGCCGGAACGTCTCGCGCTGGAAGTGGACGGACGCCTCCATTTGAATTATCTCCAGGACCCCGAGAATCTCAACGCCCTGAAGGAAATCGCGCGCCGTTTTTTTTCCGCCGACGTCTCCGTCTCGCTGGCGCTCCAGGAAAAGAAGCAGCGGAGCGAAGCGGCGAAGTTCGAATCGAGCGGCGCGGCCGGTGCGCCGGACGTGGTGCAGGAGGCGCTCAGAATCTTCGGCGGCTCCGTCAAGCAGGTGAAACGGGCGGATTAA
- a CDS encoding YbaB/EbfC family nucleoid-associated protein, whose translation MANFGGMGNIFKQAQEMQAKLARAQEELARRTVEASSGGGMVRVTVTGQLALSSIKIDPSVVNPQEMEMLEDLILAATNEGLRLAREMAAEEMGKITGGMKIPGLTP comes from the coding sequence ATGGCTAACTTCGGCGGCATGGGAAATATTTTCAAGCAGGCTCAGGAGATGCAGGCGAAGCTGGCGCGCGCGCAGGAGGAATTGGCGCGCCGCACCGTGGAAGCTTCGTCGGGAGGCGGCATGGTGCGGGTCACGGTCACCGGCCAGCTTGCCTTGTCTTCGATAAAAATCGATCCGTCGGTCGTCAATCCGCAAGAGATGGAGATGCTGGAAGACCTGATTCTCGCCGCGACCAACGAAGGGCTTCGCCTGGCGCGCGAAATGGCGGCGGAGGAGATGGGCAAAATTACCGGAGGGATGAAAATCCCCGGGCTAACGCCCTGA
- the recR gene encoding recombination mediator RecR: MSSYPAPLARLIKELSRLPGIGEKTAARLAFHILKEKAEDVQELSESIGRLKRELGICRTCFGLSEVDPGREDGAQCGICRDLRREREKICVVEEPSDVMAVEKSQEYKGLYHVLHGTISPLDGVGPDALRIKELLERVGANGVREVIVATNPTVQGEATALYLSKTLKPLGVSVTRIARGLPMGGDLEYTDAVTLGKAFEGRREI, encoded by the coding sequence ATGAGCAGCTATCCCGCGCCGCTGGCGCGTCTCATCAAAGAATTATCCAGGCTTCCCGGAATCGGCGAGAAGACGGCGGCCCGCCTTGCCTTTCACATACTCAAAGAAAAGGCCGAGGACGTGCAGGAGCTGTCCGAGAGCATCGGCCGCCTCAAGCGCGAGCTCGGTATCTGCCGTACCTGCTTCGGTCTCAGCGAGGTCGATCCGGGCCGCGAGGACGGAGCGCAATGCGGCATATGCCGGGACCTCAGGCGCGAGCGCGAAAAGATCTGCGTCGTGGAAGAGCCGTCGGACGTGATGGCGGTGGAGAAGTCGCAGGAATATAAAGGGCTCTACCACGTGCTCCACGGAACCATCTCTCCGCTCGACGGCGTCGGACCCGACGCCTTGCGCATCAAGGAACTGTTGGAGCGGGTCGGAGCCAACGGCGTGCGCGAGGTGATCGTCGCGACCAATCCCACGGTGCAAGGCGAAGCGACCGCGCTGTATCTTTCCAAGACGCTCAAGCCGCTGGGGGTCAGCGTGACGCGGATCGCGCGCGGCCTGCCGATGGGCGGCGACCTGGAATACACCGACGCGGTGACGCTCGGCAAAGCGTTCGAAGGCCGAAGAGAAATTTAG
- the bamE gene encoding outer membrane protein assembly factor BamE, translating to MRRRLYLLALGLFLTACFPVGRDFATFPVEKLQPNVTTKEQVYADFGEPVEKGSDSGNESWTYYYYLYSVVGPQRQKRLHVIFNRDGTVKDYSFSAS from the coding sequence ATGCGACGGCGTCTGTACCTTCTAGCGCTCGGTTTGTTTCTGACCGCCTGCTTTCCCGTGGGACGGGACTTCGCCACTTTTCCCGTCGAGAAACTACAGCCCAACGTTACGACCAAAGAGCAGGTCTACGCGGATTTCGGCGAGCCGGTCGAGAAAGGATCGGACAGCGGAAACGAAAGCTGGACGTACTATTATTATCTTTACTCCGTCGTCGGTCCCCAGCGGCAAAAACGCCTGCACGTCATCTTCAATCGGGACGGCACGGTGAAGGATTATTCTTTCAGCGCGAGCTGA
- a CDS encoding secondary thiamine-phosphate synthase enzyme YjbQ, translating to MKSYTEYLWFQTKKQREFVNITAKAEEALEKSRIKEGMMLVSAMHITAGVYVNDAEDGLIQDIEEWLNRLAPEGVDYRHHRTGETNGDAHLKNLLIGHQVILPITRGKLDLGPWQQLYYAEFDGRRKKRVIVKVIGE from the coding sequence GTGAAGTCCTACACCGAGTACCTCTGGTTCCAAACCAAAAAACAGCGCGAGTTCGTCAACATCACCGCCAAAGCGGAAGAAGCGCTGGAAAAAAGCCGGATCAAGGAAGGCATGATGCTGGTCTCGGCGATGCACATCACCGCGGGTGTTTACGTCAACGACGCCGAGGACGGGCTCATCCAGGACATCGAGGAGTGGCTGAATCGCCTGGCGCCCGAGGGGGTGGATTATCGCCATCACCGGACCGGCGAGACCAACGGCGACGCCCATCTCAAAAATCTGCTCATCGGCCATCAGGTGATTCTTCCGATCACTCGGGGGAAGCTGGATCTGGGTCCCTGGCAGCAGCTTTACTACGCGGAATTCGACGGCCGGCGGAAGAAGCGCGTCATCGTCAAGGTGATCGGGGAGTGA
- a CDS encoding aquaporin, with protein sequence MAKKLISEFIGTFSLVFAGTGAIVINDVSGGAVSHVGIAVTFGLIVMAMIYTLGDISGAHLNPAVTLAFFAARRLDRSLVAPYILSQCSGALLASAVLLLLFPDHPGLGGTAPAGPSAQSFVLEGILTCILMFVILGVSTGEKEKGIIAGIAVGSVVGLEALFAGPISGASMNPARSLAPALVSGHFDGLWIYLAAPVIGALVAVLGCQCVRERGCCSASQAKAA encoded by the coding sequence ATGGCGAAGAAGCTGATTTCGGAATTCATCGGAACCTTCAGTCTTGTCTTTGCCGGAACCGGCGCCATCGTTATTAACGACGTGAGCGGCGGCGCGGTTTCCCACGTCGGCATCGCCGTGACCTTCGGTTTGATTGTGATGGCGATGATCTATACGCTGGGCGATATTTCCGGAGCGCACTTGAACCCCGCGGTCACTCTCGCATTTTTCGCCGCTCGCCGACTCGATCGCAGCCTGGTCGCGCCGTACATTTTAAGCCAGTGTTCCGGCGCGCTCCTTGCCAGTGCCGTTTTGTTGCTCCTGTTTCCCGATCATCCCGGTCTCGGCGGCACCGCGCCCGCCGGTCCGAGTGCGCAGTCGTTCGTGCTGGAAGGAATACTCACCTGCATTTTGATGTTTGTTATTCTTGGCGTGTCCACCGGAGAAAAAGAAAAAGGAATTATCGCGGGCATCGCGGTGGGATCGGTCGTCGGGCTGGAGGCGTTGTTCGCCGGCCCGATCTCCGGCGCGTCGATGAATCCGGCGCGATCCCTGGCGCCGGCGTTGGTATCGGGTCATTTCGACGGCTTGTGGATTTACCTCGCGGCTCCGGTCATCGGAGCGCTGGTCGCGGTGCTCGGCTGCCAGTGCGTGCGTGAGAGGGGCTGCTGCTCCGCGTCTCAAGCCAAGGCCGCCTGA
- a CDS encoding arsenate reductase ArsC — protein MKKKVLFVCVHNSARSQMAEALLNQMCGELFEAESAGLQPGVLNPLAVAAMREIGIDIGGNETRSVADVVKTGQRFDYVITVCDETSAEQCPLVPGGGARAHWNFPDPAKFEGTWEQRLEQTREVRDAIELKITRFCPSNCRAVA, from the coding sequence GTGAAAAAGAAAGTTTTGTTCGTCTGCGTCCACAACAGCGCGCGCAGCCAGATGGCGGAGGCGCTGTTGAATCAAATGTGCGGCGAGCTGTTCGAGGCTGAGAGCGCGGGCTTGCAACCGGGCGTGCTCAACCCTTTAGCCGTCGCGGCGATGCGTGAGATCGGCATCGACATCGGCGGGAACGAGACCCGCAGCGTGGCCGATGTCGTCAAGACCGGCCAAAGATTCGACTACGTCATCACCGTTTGCGATGAGACCAGCGCCGAGCAATGCCCGCTCGTTCCGGGCGGCGGCGCGAGAGCGCACTGGAACTTTCCCGATCCGGCGAAGTTTGAGGGTACGTGGGAACAACGACTGGAACAAACCAGAGAAGTGAGAGACGCGATCGAACTCAAGATTACGCGGTTTTGCCCATCCAACTGTCGAGCGGTAGCTTAG